The sequence CCCCAACAGGGAAAGCCGAGTGATATGTAGTTGCACGTTTTCCAAACAAGGTGTAGCGGTTGTCACGAATTTGTTCATAAGCGCGATCGCCCAACCATTTCAACCCAGGTACAGCCCGATAAGCATCTACAATCACATTAGCAACAGGTAACAAGCGTGCAATCTCTTCGGCTGCGTCACTACCTTGCCATCTGTTTTTCGGTGTATTCGCATCAATCAAAATCATACCCAGTTCACAGTCTTGCTGAGTAATTCCAAAACTATTTAAAGCTTCCCGATTCTGCATTGGAAGATACTCAAACAGGTTGCCCCTATCTAAAATCTCCAACTGCTGAACTAAATTTACACAAAGATTACAGTTACCGTCGTAAATAACGTAATAATTCATAGTTGCTGTGATACCAATTATTAATGACTTATGATCAAAAAACGACCTAAAACCATCACTAAAATGAGAGAAATAGATTTTTTTATCCCATT is a genomic window of Oculatellaceae cyanobacterium containing:
- a CDS encoding DCC1-like thiol-disulfide oxidoreductase family protein, with the translated sequence MNYYVIYDGNCNLCVNLVQQLEILDRGNLFEYLPMQNREALNSFGITQQDCELGMILIDANTPKNRWQGSDAAEEIARLLPVANVIVDAYRAVPGLKWLGDRAYEQIRDNRYTLFGKRATTYHSAFPVGGCQSGSCSINN